The Camelina sativa cultivar DH55 chromosome 14, Cs, whole genome shotgun sequence genome includes a window with the following:
- the LOC104739249 gene encoding uncharacterized membrane protein At1g06890 isoform X2, producing the protein MSEGQKFQLGTIGALSLSVVSSVSIVICNKALISTLGFTFATTLTSWHLLVTFCSLHVALWMKMFEHKPFDPRAVMGFGILNGISIGLLNLSLGFNSVGFYQMTKLAIIPCTVLLETLFFRKKFSRKIQFSLTILLLGVGIATVTDLQLNMLGSILSVLAVITTCVAQIMTNTIQKKFKVSSTQLLYQSCPYQAITLFVTGPFLDGLLTNQNVFAFKYTSQVVFFIVLSCLISVSVNFSTFLVIGKTSPVTYQVLGHLKTCLVLAFGYVLLRDPFDWRNILGILVAVIGMVVYSYYCSIETQQKASETSTQLPQMKESEKDPLIAAENGSGVLSDGGGGVQKTVAPQRSRGD; encoded by the exons ATGAGCGAGGGCCAGAAGTTCCAGCTGGGAACAATCGGCGCTTTGAGTTTGTCCGTTGTGTCGTCCGTCTCGATCGTGATCTGTAACAAAGCCCTTATTAGCACCCTTGGCTTCACTTTCG CGACTACTTTGACAAGTTGGCATCTTTTGGTCACATTTTGTTCCCTTCATGTGGCATTATGGATGAAGATGTTCGAGCACAAGCCTTTTGATCCACGAGCTGTGATGGG GTTTGGCATATTGAATGGGATATCCATAGGACTATTGAACCTCAGCCTGGGCTTTAATTCTGTCGGTTTCTACCAG ATGACAAAACTAGCAATTATTCCCTGCACTGTTCTCTTGGAGACCCTCTTTTTCAGGAAAAAGTTCAG tCGGAAAATCCAGTTTTCCTTAACCATCCTTCTCCTTGGTGTTGGAATCGCTACCGTCACAGATCTTCAGCTTAATATGCTGGGTTCTATCTTGTCAGTGCTGGCTGTTATCACAACTTGTGTTGCTCAAATT ATGACAAATACCATCCAGAAGAAATTCAAAGTTTCATCCACGCAACTTCTGTATCAGTCTTGCCCATATCAAGCAATCACTCTTTTCGTCACTGGGCCATTTTTAGATGGGCTCCTTACCAACCAGAACGTGTTTGCCTTCAAGTACACTTCTCAAGTAGTG TTCTTCATCGTGCTGTCCTGCCTCATATCAGTCTCTGTAAACTTCAGCACTTTTCTTGTCATTGGAAAGACATCTCCTGTCACATATCAAGTTCTGGGACATCTCAAAACATGCCTGGTTCTAGCATTTGGCTATGTGTTGCTGCGAGACCCATTTGACTGGCGCAACATTCTCGGTATTCTGGTGGCTGTGATTGGAATGGTTGTTTATTCCTACTACTGCTCGATTGAGACTCAGCAGAAGGCAAGTGAAACATCAACGCAGTTGCCACag ATGAAGGAGAGCGAGAAAGATCCGCTAATAGCAGCAGAAAATGGAAGCGGAGTGTTATcagatggtggtggaggagtTCAAAAGACGGTGGCTCCT CAGAGAAGTAGGGGAGACTGA
- the LOC104739249 gene encoding uncharacterized membrane protein At1g06890 isoform X1: MSEGQKFQLGTIGALSLSVVSSVSIVICNKALISTLGFTFATTLTSWHLLVTFCSLHVALWMKMFEHKPFDPRAVMGFGILNGISIGLLNLSLGFNSVGFYQMTKLAIIPCTVLLETLFFRKKFSRKIQFSLTILLLGVGIATVTDLQLNMLGSILSVLAVITTCVAQIMTNTIQKKFKVSSTQLLYQSCPYQAITLFVTGPFLDGLLTNQNVFAFKYTSQVVFFIVLSCLISVSVNFSTFLVIGKTSPVTYQVLGHLKTCLVLAFGYVLLRDPFDWRNILGILVAVIGMVVYSYYCSIETQQKASETSTQLPQMKESEKDPLIAAENGSGVLSDGGGGVQKTVAPVWNSNKDFQA, from the exons ATGAGCGAGGGCCAGAAGTTCCAGCTGGGAACAATCGGCGCTTTGAGTTTGTCCGTTGTGTCGTCCGTCTCGATCGTGATCTGTAACAAAGCCCTTATTAGCACCCTTGGCTTCACTTTCG CGACTACTTTGACAAGTTGGCATCTTTTGGTCACATTTTGTTCCCTTCATGTGGCATTATGGATGAAGATGTTCGAGCACAAGCCTTTTGATCCACGAGCTGTGATGGG GTTTGGCATATTGAATGGGATATCCATAGGACTATTGAACCTCAGCCTGGGCTTTAATTCTGTCGGTTTCTACCAG ATGACAAAACTAGCAATTATTCCCTGCACTGTTCTCTTGGAGACCCTCTTTTTCAGGAAAAAGTTCAG tCGGAAAATCCAGTTTTCCTTAACCATCCTTCTCCTTGGTGTTGGAATCGCTACCGTCACAGATCTTCAGCTTAATATGCTGGGTTCTATCTTGTCAGTGCTGGCTGTTATCACAACTTGTGTTGCTCAAATT ATGACAAATACCATCCAGAAGAAATTCAAAGTTTCATCCACGCAACTTCTGTATCAGTCTTGCCCATATCAAGCAATCACTCTTTTCGTCACTGGGCCATTTTTAGATGGGCTCCTTACCAACCAGAACGTGTTTGCCTTCAAGTACACTTCTCAAGTAGTG TTCTTCATCGTGCTGTCCTGCCTCATATCAGTCTCTGTAAACTTCAGCACTTTTCTTGTCATTGGAAAGACATCTCCTGTCACATATCAAGTTCTGGGACATCTCAAAACATGCCTGGTTCTAGCATTTGGCTATGTGTTGCTGCGAGACCCATTTGACTGGCGCAACATTCTCGGTATTCTGGTGGCTGTGATTGGAATGGTTGTTTATTCCTACTACTGCTCGATTGAGACTCAGCAGAAGGCAAGTGAAACATCAACGCAGTTGCCACag ATGAAGGAGAGCGAGAAAGATCCGCTAATAGCAGCAGAAAATGGAAGCGGAGTGTTATcagatggtggtggaggagtTCAAAAGACGGTGGCTCCTGTATGGAACTCAAATAAAGATTTTCAAGCCTAA
- the LOC104739249 gene encoding uncharacterized membrane protein At1g06890 isoform X3 has translation MSEGQKFQLGTIGALSLSVVSSVSIVICNKALISTLGFTFATTLTSWHLLVTFCSLHVALWMKMFEHKPFDPRAVMGFGILNGISIGLLNLSLGFNSVGFYQMTKLAIIPCTVLLETLFFRKKFSRKIQFSLTILLLGVGIATVTDLQLNMLGSILSVLAVITTCVAQIMTNTIQKKFKVSSTQLLYQSCPYQAITLFVTGPFLDGLLTNQNVFAFKYTSQVVFFIVLSCLISVSVNFSTFLVIGKTSPVTYQVLGHLKTCLVLAFGYVLLRDPFDWRNILGILVAVIGMVVYSYYCSIETQQKASETSTQLPQMKESEKDPLIAAENGSGVLSDGGGGVQKTVAPRSRGD, from the exons ATGAGCGAGGGCCAGAAGTTCCAGCTGGGAACAATCGGCGCTTTGAGTTTGTCCGTTGTGTCGTCCGTCTCGATCGTGATCTGTAACAAAGCCCTTATTAGCACCCTTGGCTTCACTTTCG CGACTACTTTGACAAGTTGGCATCTTTTGGTCACATTTTGTTCCCTTCATGTGGCATTATGGATGAAGATGTTCGAGCACAAGCCTTTTGATCCACGAGCTGTGATGGG GTTTGGCATATTGAATGGGATATCCATAGGACTATTGAACCTCAGCCTGGGCTTTAATTCTGTCGGTTTCTACCAG ATGACAAAACTAGCAATTATTCCCTGCACTGTTCTCTTGGAGACCCTCTTTTTCAGGAAAAAGTTCAG tCGGAAAATCCAGTTTTCCTTAACCATCCTTCTCCTTGGTGTTGGAATCGCTACCGTCACAGATCTTCAGCTTAATATGCTGGGTTCTATCTTGTCAGTGCTGGCTGTTATCACAACTTGTGTTGCTCAAATT ATGACAAATACCATCCAGAAGAAATTCAAAGTTTCATCCACGCAACTTCTGTATCAGTCTTGCCCATATCAAGCAATCACTCTTTTCGTCACTGGGCCATTTTTAGATGGGCTCCTTACCAACCAGAACGTGTTTGCCTTCAAGTACACTTCTCAAGTAGTG TTCTTCATCGTGCTGTCCTGCCTCATATCAGTCTCTGTAAACTTCAGCACTTTTCTTGTCATTGGAAAGACATCTCCTGTCACATATCAAGTTCTGGGACATCTCAAAACATGCCTGGTTCTAGCATTTGGCTATGTGTTGCTGCGAGACCCATTTGACTGGCGCAACATTCTCGGTATTCTGGTGGCTGTGATTGGAATGGTTGTTTATTCCTACTACTGCTCGATTGAGACTCAGCAGAAGGCAAGTGAAACATCAACGCAGTTGCCACag ATGAAGGAGAGCGAGAAAGATCCGCTAATAGCAGCAGAAAATGGAAGCGGAGTGTTATcagatggtggtggaggagtTCAAAAGACGGTGGCTCCT AGAAGTAGGGGAGACTGA